In Halosegnis marinus, one genomic interval encodes:
- a CDS encoding basic amino acid ABC transporter substrate-binding protein translates to MSREFSMDRRAYLATLGTGAAASLAGCSGFLGGSDAIVPGTAPGFQPFEFREGGELVGFDIDLTEAVFAETDYELAEWETFEFDSLIQALTNDRIDFIAAAMTINDDRDETIDFSDPYYSANQSVVVRDDGSFSPSELGDLSGHPIGAQSGTTGEGVIQTELIETGELEESNYNSYDNYVLAVEDLQNGNIDAVVIDEPVGETFASQRPVEVAFVYETGEQYGFGMRTEDDDLTTAVNEGLAAVRQGGTYGELTSEWFGN, encoded by the coding sequence ATGTCACGCGAATTCAGTATGGACCGTCGCGCGTACCTCGCGACCCTCGGTACGGGCGCGGCAGCATCGCTCGCCGGCTGTTCCGGCTTCCTCGGCGGCTCGGACGCGATCGTTCCCGGCACCGCGCCGGGGTTCCAGCCGTTCGAGTTCCGGGAGGGCGGCGAACTCGTCGGCTTCGACATCGACCTGACGGAGGCGGTGTTCGCCGAGACGGACTACGAACTGGCCGAGTGGGAGACGTTCGAGTTCGACTCGCTCATCCAGGCGCTCACGAACGACCGCATCGACTTCATCGCGGCCGCGATGACCATCAACGACGACCGCGACGAGACCATCGACTTCTCGGACCCGTACTACTCCGCGAACCAGTCGGTCGTCGTCCGCGACGACGGGAGCTTCTCGCCGAGCGAACTGGGCGACCTCTCCGGCCACCCCATCGGCGCGCAGTCGGGGACCACGGGCGAGGGCGTCATCCAGACCGAACTCATCGAGACGGGCGAACTGGAGGAGTCGAACTACAACAGCTACGACAACTACGTGCTGGCCGTCGAGGACCTCCAGAACGGCAACATCGACGCCGTCGTCATCGACGAGCCGGTCGGCGAGACGTTCGCGAGCCAGCGCCCGGTCGAGGTCGCGTTCGTCTACGAGACGGGCGAGCAGTACGGCTTCGGGATGCGGACGGAGGACGACGACCTCACGACGGCCGTCAACGAGGGCCTCGCCGCCGTCCGGCAGGGCGGCACCTACGGCGAACTGACGAGCGAGTGGTTCGGTAACTGA
- a CDS encoding amino acid ABC transporter permease has product MLAQTGPDPWEFIYANSGFLFEGLVFTLALTATSIVLGFVVGLPAAVVETYGDGLGRRLVERVGVLFRGTPIVILLAVFYFVFPLNITTFVAATLGLGLRSAAYQSQIFRGSLQSVSGGQMEAARAVGLTKREAIRRVTVPQALRRAIPGFQNEFTIVLKDTSVAYAIGLGELLTNGTQLYLTEDGNTAVLEIFLVISAVYFVLTMVANRSLDFVGRVFAIPGGDAR; this is encoded by the coding sequence ATGCTGGCCCAGACCGGCCCCGACCCGTGGGAGTTCATCTACGCGAACTCGGGGTTCCTCTTCGAGGGGCTCGTCTTCACCCTCGCGCTGACGGCGACGAGCATCGTGCTCGGCTTCGTCGTCGGTCTCCCCGCGGCCGTCGTCGAGACGTACGGCGACGGCCTCGGCCGGCGGCTGGTCGAACGGGTCGGCGTCCTCTTCCGCGGGACACCCATCGTCATCCTGCTCGCGGTGTTCTACTTCGTCTTCCCGCTCAACATCACGACGTTCGTCGCCGCGACGCTCGGACTGGGACTCCGGTCGGCGGCCTACCAGTCGCAGATATTCCGCGGCTCGCTCCAGTCGGTGAGCGGCGGGCAGATGGAGGCGGCCCGCGCCGTCGGGCTGACGAAGCGGGAGGCCATCCGCCGTGTCACGGTGCCGCAGGCGCTCCGCCGGGCGATTCCCGGCTTCCAGAACGAGTTCACCATCGTGTTGAAGGACACCTCCGTCGCCTACGCCATCGGGCTGGGCGAACTGCTGACGAACGGGACGCAGTTGTACCTCACCGAGGACGGCAACACCGCGGTGCTGGAGATATTCCTCGTCATCTCGGCGGTGTACTTCGTGCTCACGATGGTCGCAAACCGCTCCCTCGACTTCGTCGGGCGCGTCTTCGCGATTCCGGGGGGTGACGCCCGGTGA
- a CDS encoding amino acid ABC transporter ATP-binding protein codes for MSLLEFDDVYQSYGDEEVLKGITASMDRGDVEVVIGPSGSGKSTLLRCVNRLTDIDSGDIRLDGTSIYDRDENDLRRQVGMVFQDFNLFAHLTALENVTLGLRRVRGFTKEEARADAHDHLERVGLADQADSYPAELSGGQKQRVGIARALAMDPELMLFDEPTSALDPELVGEVVSVMRDLADEGMTMLVVTHEMGFARSTASRLTFMDDGKLVEQGPPDRLFEAPEHERTARFLRRLTDMHAGTGP; via the coding sequence GTGAGCCTGCTGGAGTTCGACGACGTGTACCAGTCGTACGGCGACGAGGAGGTGCTGAAGGGCATCACCGCGTCGATGGACCGCGGCGACGTGGAGGTCGTCATCGGCCCGTCCGGGTCGGGAAAATCGACGCTGTTGCGGTGTGTGAACCGCCTCACCGACATCGACAGCGGCGACATCCGGCTGGACGGCACCTCCATCTACGACCGCGACGAGAACGACCTCCGCCGGCAGGTCGGGATGGTGTTCCAGGACTTCAACCTCTTCGCGCACCTCACGGCGCTGGAGAACGTCACGCTGGGGCTGCGGCGCGTGCGCGGCTTCACGAAGGAGGAGGCCCGCGCCGACGCGCACGACCACCTCGAGCGGGTCGGCCTCGCGGACCAGGCCGACTCCTACCCGGCGGAGCTGTCGGGCGGGCAGAAACAGCGCGTCGGCATCGCCCGGGCGCTGGCGATGGACCCCGAACTGATGCTGTTCGACGAGCCGACGAGCGCGCTCGACCCCGAACTGGTCGGCGAGGTGGTCTCCGTGATGCGGGACCTCGCCGACGAGGGGATGACGATGCTCGTCGTCACCCACGAGATGGGGTTCGCCCGCTCGACCGCCTCCCGGCTCACGTTCATGGACGACGGTAAACTGGTCGAACAGGGGCCGCCCGACAGGCTGTTCGAGGCCCCCGAACACGAGCGGACGGCGCGGTTCCTCCGTCGGCTCACCGACATGCACGCCGGCACGGGCCCATGA
- a CDS encoding amino acid ABC transporter permease — protein MSGATATETRRLGGGAALRYAAFGVFWGYLLLRWAYEWVLADALGMARGAPFLPVGTFESLAASWTGTPVGGFFSFLALVGESLPAAVSGAWLTVVLTVVSMLLGLVIAVPLSVARVYGGRLTRGVALAYTELIRGTPLLAQLFVLYFGLSLSATIRELPFVGEGFVPGQAVFVAVIGFTINSAAYQSEYIRSALLSVEDGQLRAGRAVGLSRLDTIRYVVLPQGLRYAIPGWTNELVYLIKYSSLAAFITVPELYKRTSDIAAGNFRYFELLVLAGVIYLGLVLSASALMGRVEDRVSIPGLGSERRR, from the coding sequence ATGAGCGGCGCGACGGCCACCGAAACGCGGCGGCTCGGCGGCGGCGCGGCCCTCCGGTACGCCGCGTTCGGCGTCTTCTGGGGCTACCTCCTCCTCCGGTGGGCGTACGAGTGGGTGCTCGCGGACGCGCTCGGCATGGCCCGCGGCGCGCCGTTCCTCCCGGTCGGGACGTTCGAGTCGCTCGCCGCGTCGTGGACCGGCACGCCCGTCGGCGGCTTCTTCTCGTTTCTCGCGCTCGTCGGCGAGTCGCTCCCGGCCGCGGTGAGCGGCGCGTGGCTCACCGTCGTCCTCACCGTCGTTTCGATGCTGCTGGGGCTGGTCATCGCCGTCCCCCTCTCGGTCGCGCGGGTGTACGGCGGTCGCCTCACGCGCGGCGTCGCGCTCGCGTACACGGAACTCATCCGCGGAACGCCGCTGCTCGCCCAGCTGTTCGTCCTCTACTTCGGCCTCTCGCTGTCGGCGACCATCCGGGAGCTCCCCTTCGTCGGGGAGGGGTTCGTCCCCGGGCAGGCGGTGTTCGTCGCCGTCATCGGCTTCACCATCAACAGCGCGGCCTACCAGTCCGAGTACATCCGGTCGGCCCTGCTGTCGGTCGAGGACGGCCAGCTACGGGCCGGCCGCGCCGTCGGCCTCTCGCGGCTCGACACCATCCGGTACGTCGTGCTCCCGCAGGGGCTCCGCTACGCGATTCCGGGCTGGACGAACGAACTCGTCTACCTCATCAAGTACTCGTCGCTGGCGGCGTTCATCACCGTCCCCGAACTGTACAAGCGGACGAGCGACATCGCCGCGGGGAACTTCCGCTACTTCGAACTGCTCGTGCTGGCGGGCGTCATCTACCTCGGCCTCGTCCTCTCGGCGTCGGCGCTGATGGGGCGCGTCGAGGACCGCGTCTCGATTCCGGGGCTCGGCTCCGAGAGACGGCGCTGA
- a CDS encoding replication factor C large subunit, which produces MVMDWTEKYRPSTLSEVRGNDKARDALREWAETWDDHREAVILHGSPGVGKTSAAHALANDMGWPVIELNASDQRTGDVIDRVAGEAAKSSTLTQSAEGEPGRRLVIMDEADNIHGTYDRGGARAVTRIVKEASQPMVLIANEFYDMSRGLRDACRTIEFRDVSSRSIVPVLRDLCRKEGIAFDEKALKRIADGNDGDLRGAVKDLQAVADGKDEVTVDDITNGDRDTTKGIFDFLDAVLKEEDAEDALHLTYDVDETPDDLLLWLEDKAPKVFDAGELARAYDHLSRADRWLGRVRATQNYSYWRYATDNIAAGVAAARDETRGGWTRYGGAPYRSTKNKTRDDIAARIAETAGVSTATARRDVIPFLAVMTHHCKNRDLTVRMAARYDLDAAGVAFVTGSGESTNKVQDVVADAEELKAEEAAEHGGDAFLERVEEDAGESEAAQAESGDVESLAEDDGEEETAADAESDDGQSGLSDFM; this is translated from the coding sequence ATGGTAATGGACTGGACGGAGAAGTACCGCCCCTCGACGCTCTCGGAGGTGCGCGGCAACGACAAGGCGCGCGACGCGCTCCGCGAGTGGGCCGAGACGTGGGACGACCACCGCGAGGCCGTCATCCTCCACGGGTCGCCGGGCGTCGGGAAGACGAGCGCGGCCCACGCGCTCGCCAACGACATGGGGTGGCCCGTCATCGAACTCAACGCCTCGGACCAGCGCACGGGCGACGTCATCGACCGGGTGGCGGGCGAGGCGGCCAAGTCGAGCACGCTCACGCAGTCGGCGGAGGGGGAGCCGGGGCGTCGCCTCGTGATCATGGACGAGGCGGACAACATCCACGGCACCTACGACCGGGGCGGCGCGCGCGCCGTCACCCGCATCGTGAAGGAGGCCAGCCAGCCGATGGTCCTCATCGCGAACGAGTTCTACGACATGTCGCGCGGCCTCCGCGACGCCTGTCGCACCATCGAGTTCCGCGACGTGTCCTCCCGCTCCATCGTCCCCGTCCTGCGGGACCTCTGCCGGAAGGAGGGTATCGCGTTCGACGAGAAGGCGCTGAAGCGCATCGCGGACGGCAACGACGGCGACCTGCGCGGCGCGGTGAAGGACCTCCAGGCCGTCGCCGACGGGAAGGACGAGGTCACCGTCGACGACATCACGAACGGGGACCGCGACACGACGAAGGGCATCTTCGACTTCCTCGACGCCGTGTTGAAGGAGGAGGACGCCGAGGACGCGCTCCACCTCACCTACGACGTGGACGAGACGCCCGACGACCTCCTCCTGTGGCTGGAGGACAAGGCGCCGAAGGTGTTCGACGCCGGCGAACTCGCCCGCGCGTACGACCACCTCTCGCGGGCCGACCGGTGGCTCGGCCGCGTGCGCGCCACCCAGAACTACTCGTACTGGCGCTACGCGACGGACAACATCGCCGCCGGCGTCGCGGCGGCACGCGACGAGACGCGCGGCGGGTGGACCCGCTACGGCGGCGCGCCGTACCGCTCGACGAAGAACAAGACGCGCGACGACATCGCGGCGCGTATCGCGGAGACGGCGGGCGTCTCGACGGCCACCGCGCGCCGCGACGTCATCCCCTTCCTCGCCGTGATGACCCACCACTGCAAGAACCGCGACCTCACGGTGCGGATGGCCGCGCGCTACGACCTCGACGCCGCGGGCGTCGCGTTCGTCACCGGGTCGGGCGAGTCCACGAACAAGGTGCAGGACGTGGTGGCCGACGCCGAGGAACTGAAGGCCGAGGAGGCGGCCGAACACGGCGGCGACGCCTTCCTCGAACGGGTCGAGGAGGACGCGGGGGAGAGCGAGGCCGCACAGGCGGAGAGCGGCGACGTAGAGTCGCTGGCCGAGGACGACGGCGAGGAGGAGACGGCGGCCGACGCGGAGAGCGACGACGGGCAGTCCGGCCTCTCGGACTTCATGTGA
- a CDS encoding GNAT family N-acetyltransferase, which produces MSLFPATMETDRLRFEAIRPGSLDPVEMYEHVRPDAPAIDEVTRYLRWGPHPTPKATAEFVARAGEAYEASEDVHYTVRPTEGDLAGEFLGTAGFHPDWDREVATLGVWFREVAWGNGYSGERAARMLELAFERLDLAYVKIDHDARNERSRRAIEKYVERFGGRKEGTLRNGAVTEDGEPYDAVRYSIAREEWAAATEP; this is translated from the coding sequence ATGTCGCTGTTCCCCGCGACGATGGAGACGGACCGCCTCCGCTTCGAGGCGATACGGCCCGGGAGCCTCGACCCCGTCGAGATGTACGAACACGTCCGGCCGGACGCGCCGGCCATCGACGAGGTCACGCGGTACCTCAGGTGGGGACCGCACCCGACGCCGAAGGCGACCGCGGAGTTCGTGGCCCGGGCCGGCGAGGCGTACGAGGCGAGCGAGGACGTCCACTACACCGTCCGACCGACGGAGGGCGACCTCGCGGGCGAGTTCCTCGGCACCGCCGGCTTCCACCCCGACTGGGACCGCGAGGTCGCCACCCTCGGCGTCTGGTTCCGGGAGGTCGCGTGGGGCAACGGCTACTCGGGCGAGCGGGCGGCCCGGATGCTCGAACTCGCCTTCGAGCGGCTGGACCTCGCGTACGTGAAGATCGACCACGACGCGCGAAACGAGCGGTCGCGCCGCGCCATCGAGAAGTACGTGGAGCGGTTCGGCGGCCGGAAGGAGGGAACCCTGCGCAACGGCGCGGTCACGGAGGACGGCGAGCCGTACGACGCGGTCCGCTACTCGATAGCCCGCGAGGAGTGGGCCGCCGCGACCGAGCCATAA
- a CDS encoding GNAT family N-acetyltransferase, whose product MTDGCEGGDVTVRPYDPDRDEEALWALKRRFESDMGAAGDDAKAAAYDAKLDDAYRDRWLAWVRRCVADEDCVFVAPGADGLDGYVFLLPERLAFVWDAAVVNEVYVRPARRGTGLADDLFARGLDHARSQDLPLDRVVLDVDRENERARAFYERHGFSHWGEMVAREL is encoded by the coding sequence ATGACTGACGGGTGCGAGGGAGGGGACGTGACCGTCCGCCCGTACGACCCCGACCGCGACGAGGAGGCGCTGTGGGCGCTCAAGCGGCGCTTCGAGAGCGACATGGGCGCGGCCGGCGACGACGCGAAGGCCGCCGCCTACGACGCGAAACTGGACGACGCGTACCGCGACCGCTGGCTCGCGTGGGTGCGGCGGTGTGTCGCCGACGAGGACTGCGTGTTCGTCGCGCCGGGCGCGGACGGACTCGACGGCTACGTCTTCCTCCTCCCCGAGCGGCTGGCCTTCGTCTGGGACGCCGCCGTCGTGAACGAGGTGTACGTCCGGCCCGCGCGCCGGGGGACGGGCCTCGCGGACGACCTGTTCGCGCGCGGCCTCGACCACGCGCGCTCCCAGGACCTGCCGCTCGACCGGGTGGTACTGGACGTGGACCGGGAGAACGAGCGGGCCCGCGCCTTCTACGAGCGACACGGCTTCTCCCACTGGGGGGAGATGGTCGCCCGGGAGCTGTGA
- a CDS encoding metal-dependent hydrolase — protein sequence MPSTVLHVAFALLLAAGLLGSDFDRRAAAVVAAATVFPDLDVFVALVVESAHRAAFHTLLLPGTLATLLWWDARRPESWLRGRYDDYGVRVAWVALAGYVVAGVGLDLFTALGANPLYPLYDQFVEIGGRAGYSTADGLYQTFVNVTFESAPAPDGSAGNATGGGGGAPSVDVGQQGSTEEVHVASGVDPQRGSDAGAERVFPVVYRGWHVTLILAGVAATWWRLRDADD from the coding sequence ATGCCCTCGACCGTCCTCCACGTGGCCTTCGCGCTGCTGCTCGCGGCCGGCCTGCTCGGGAGCGACTTCGACCGCCGGGCCGCGGCCGTCGTGGCGGCGGCGACCGTCTTCCCGGACCTCGACGTGTTCGTCGCGCTCGTCGTCGAGTCGGCCCACCGCGCCGCGTTCCACACCCTGCTGCTCCCCGGTACGCTCGCGACCCTGCTGTGGTGGGACGCGCGCCGCCCGGAGTCGTGGCTCCGGGGCCGATACGACGACTACGGGGTCCGCGTCGCGTGGGTCGCGCTCGCCGGCTACGTCGTCGCCGGCGTCGGCCTCGACCTCTTCACCGCGCTGGGCGCGAACCCGCTCTACCCGCTCTACGACCAGTTCGTCGAGATAGGGGGTCGCGCCGGGTACTCGACCGCCGACGGCCTCTACCAGACGTTCGTGAACGTCACGTTCGAGTCCGCGCCCGCCCCCGACGGCTCCGCGGGGAACGCGACCGGCGGCGGTGGCGGCGCGCCGAGCGTCGACGTGGGCCAGCAGGGCTCGACCGAGGAGGTCCACGTGGCGAGCGGCGTGGACCCGCAGCGCGGCTCCGACGCCGGCGCCGAGCGCGTCTTCCCGGTCGTCTACCGCGGCTGGCACGTCACCCTGATACTCGCGGGCGTCGCGGCGACGTGGTGGCGACTCCGGGACGCTGATGACTGA
- a CDS encoding metal-dependent hydrolase: MPSALVAAGLAALLAAALLDERDLTPRSLAVVVAAGIAPDLDAVIDVVFEGLHNAALHNVWIPLLVGLAVRWDARRPDSWLRSRYGDRGVRVAWVALAACCFAVALDLFNVESAAVLWPVHGRFFGVVGKVGYSTTEGALFTLVKPNLGGGELFPEAGSGTVAGGRHIATFLNPADGPDTGVVRDLVLVGSGWQLLVVLAGAVVAGGRLFRRGER, from the coding sequence ATGCCGTCCGCGCTCGTCGCCGCCGGTCTCGCGGCGCTGCTCGCGGCCGCCCTCCTCGACGAGCGCGACCTGACGCCCCGGAGCCTCGCCGTCGTCGTCGCCGCCGGCATCGCCCCCGACCTCGACGCGGTCATCGACGTGGTCTTCGAGGGACTCCATAACGCCGCGCTCCACAACGTCTGGATACCCCTCCTCGTCGGCCTCGCCGTCCGCTGGGACGCGCGCCGTCCGGACTCGTGGCTCCGGTCGAGATACGGCGACCGCGGGGTCCGCGTCGCGTGGGTCGCGCTCGCCGCCTGCTGTTTCGCCGTCGCGCTCGACCTGTTCAACGTCGAGAGCGCCGCGGTGCTGTGGCCGGTCCACGGCCGCTTCTTCGGCGTCGTCGGGAAGGTCGGCTACTCGACGACCGAGGGAGCCCTGTTCACGCTCGTGAAGCCGAACCTCGGCGGCGGCGAACTGTTCCCCGAGGCCGGGTCGGGCACCGTGGCGGGCGGCCGCCACATCGCCACGTTCCTGAACCCCGCCGACGGTCCCGACACCGGCGTCGTCCGCGACCTCGTCCTCGTCGGCTCGGGGTGGCAGCTGCTCGTCGTCCTCGCGGGCGCGGTCGTAGCCGGGGGGCGTCTGTTCCGGCGGGGTGAGCGCTGA
- a CDS encoding helix-turn-helix domain-containing protein, translating to MDRTARQQLAEHMAGEVTMSDEPGATLRKWREEFDVTGAALAEALDVSPSVVSDYESGRRDSPGIGVVRRFVEGLLDIDEARGGDRLRQFARVLSAGFESDIVHDLREYPATVPLRRFYSAVEAREVAGTGGGGPSRLAGHTVINSIQAISRLSSEEFYRLYGQSTNRALVFTDVTRGEGPLVALRVVTPTPTAVVLHGLSEEELWEHAPRLANADGYSLAVTEEPLDSMLAALRDLP from the coding sequence ATGGACCGGACGGCGCGCCAGCAGTTGGCCGAACACATGGCCGGCGAGGTGACGATGAGCGACGAGCCGGGCGCGACCCTCCGGAAGTGGCGCGAGGAGTTCGACGTGACGGGCGCGGCCCTGGCCGAGGCGCTCGACGTGTCGCCCTCCGTCGTCTCCGACTACGAGTCGGGGCGGCGCGACTCCCCGGGTATCGGCGTCGTCCGGCGGTTCGTGGAGGGACTGCTCGACATCGACGAGGCGCGCGGCGGCGACCGCCTGCGCCAGTTCGCGCGCGTCCTCTCGGCGGGCTTCGAGTCCGACATCGTCCACGACCTGCGGGAGTACCCGGCGACGGTGCCGCTCCGGCGGTTCTACTCGGCGGTCGAGGCGCGGGAGGTGGCCGGGACCGGCGGCGGCGGTCCCTCGCGGCTCGCCGGTCACACCGTCATCAACTCGATACAGGCCATCTCGCGGCTCTCCTCCGAGGAGTTCTACCGGCTGTACGGCCAGTCCACGAACCGCGCGCTCGTCTTCACGGACGTGACGCGCGGCGAGGGACCGCTGGTCGCGCTCCGGGTCGTCACGCCGACGCCGACAGCGGTCGTGCTTCACGGGCTCTCGGAGGAGGAGCTATGGGAACACGCTCCGCGGCTCGCGAACGCCGACGGCTACTCGCTCGCCGTGACCGAGGAGCCGCTCGACTCGATGCTGGCCGCGCTGCGCGACCTCCCCTAG
- a CDS encoding DUF7385 family protein — protein MDSAEYDELVSSLTPTESGGGVSSYRNTVSVACPACGEPFDDLVVVHDEETSLELSRLLDLCVSRHDDDTLLFTHRH, from the coding sequence ATGGATTCCGCGGAGTACGACGAACTCGTTTCCTCGCTGACGCCGACCGAGTCCGGCGGCGGCGTCTCCAGTTACCGCAACACCGTCAGCGTCGCCTGCCCCGCCTGCGGGGAGCCGTTCGACGACCTCGTCGTCGTCCACGACGAGGAGACCTCGCTCGAACTCAGCCGGCTGCTCGACCTCTGTGTCTCCAGACACGACGACGACACCCTGCTCTTCACCCACCGCCACTAG
- the hmgB gene encoding hydroxymethylglutaryl-CoA synthase, producing MSDVGIDAVEIWTGKLKLDLAETFAPEKGDDPAKYTKGLGLFESSFPDTYEDIVTMGANACKRLMERHDLSPDDVGRIDVATESSFDNSKPISTYIAGCLEQTFDGDFHHANKGERKFACVAGTQAIDDAYNWIRAGRNRGRSAIVVATDTALYARDDPGEATQGAGAVAMLVSEDPDLVTLSDAQGYGSADETDFLKPNQQFPSVDGKRSVQVYLARMREAVEDYESVAGDLHPDDFVYAPFHTPFPGMVRKAALLAYRHITRDTEIEEELADAIGMQPRREEFDDDEAFSEAVSAYTDDLKGTDRYAAWYDATIDPTLDISRRVGNWYTGSVHIARIAGLKRALSEGRDMTGERIFVASYGSGAQAEVHHETVQPGWDEEIAGLNIDEQVADRYDLTFEEYERVHAAHDHSKDRDFEEFTAPEDEFVFDGWGRMGERKYRYVE from the coding sequence ATGAGCGACGTCGGCATCGACGCGGTCGAAATCTGGACCGGGAAGCTGAAACTCGACCTCGCGGAGACGTTCGCCCCGGAGAAGGGCGACGACCCCGCGAAGTACACGAAGGGGCTCGGCCTGTTCGAGTCGTCGTTCCCCGACACCTACGAGGACATCGTCACGATGGGCGCGAACGCCTGCAAGCGGCTGATGGAGCGACACGACCTCTCGCCCGACGACGTCGGCCGCATCGACGTGGCGACGGAGTCGTCGTTCGACAACTCCAAGCCCATCTCGACGTACATCGCGGGCTGTCTCGAACAGACGTTCGACGGCGACTTCCACCACGCCAACAAGGGGGAGCGGAAGTTCGCCTGCGTCGCCGGCACGCAGGCCATCGACGACGCGTACAACTGGATCCGTGCGGGCCGTAACCGCGGCCGGTCGGCCATCGTCGTCGCGACGGACACGGCGCTGTACGCGCGCGACGACCCCGGCGAGGCGACGCAGGGCGCGGGCGCGGTGGCGATGCTCGTCTCCGAGGACCCGGACCTCGTCACGCTCTCGGACGCGCAGGGGTACGGCAGCGCCGACGAGACGGACTTCCTCAAGCCGAACCAGCAGTTCCCGAGCGTGGACGGCAAGCGCTCGGTGCAGGTGTACCTCGCCCGGATGCGCGAGGCCGTGGAGGACTACGAGTCGGTCGCCGGCGACCTCCACCCCGACGACTTCGTGTACGCGCCGTTCCACACGCCGTTCCCGGGGATGGTGCGGAAGGCCGCGCTGCTCGCCTACCGGCACATCACCCGGGACACGGAGATCGAGGAGGAACTCGCGGACGCCATCGGGATGCAACCCCGGCGCGAGGAGTTCGACGACGACGAGGCGTTCTCCGAGGCGGTCAGCGCGTACACGGACGACCTGAAGGGGACGGACCGGTACGCGGCGTGGTACGACGCCACCATCGACCCGACGCTCGACATCTCGCGGCGGGTCGGCAACTGGTACACCGGGTCGGTCCACATCGCCCGCATCGCGGGCCTGAAGCGCGCGCTCTCCGAGGGCCGCGACATGACCGGCGAGCGCATCTTCGTCGCCTCCTACGGCTCGGGCGCGCAGGCGGAGGTCCACCACGAGACCGTCCAGCCCGGCTGGGACGAGGAGATAGCCGGCCTGAACATCGACGAGCAGGTCGCCGACCGCTACGACCTCACCTTCGAGGAGTACGAGCGCGTCCACGCCGCCCACGACCACTCGAAGGACCGCGACTTCGAGGAGTTCACGGCCCCCGAGGACGAGTTCGTCTTCGACGGGTGGGGTCGGATGGGCGAGCGGAAGTACCGCTACGTCGAGTGA